The following proteins are encoded in a genomic region of Liolophura sinensis isolate JHLJ2023 chromosome 5, CUHK_Ljap_v2, whole genome shotgun sequence:
- the LOC135465803 gene encoding ileal sodium/bile acid cotransporter-like: MEGRLPGRSLLIIDAVSKNTTGPLNPFQISAKNTSSTEYQYFSSGNVSLAHLLPFATSAANSSDVGQDYFPAKLHVICMKKQTALDTVFKALMVLFLICLMVAMGCKTELQVLREVWHRPIAPLIGLACQFFLMPLIAFGLTMAVHFPSETMALGFFACGCAPGGGASNFYAYLLNGDVSLSVTMTTISNIAAIGTFPLWIFTLGRYVLKDHSQIKIPYVNIIISLLMIAIPLSIGIALKHKRPTRTQSLVRVLIPLTIFQLVIVSAMGVYLNIYMFKLITPALLIATFLLPNLGFVIGFILARIFKQSWKFSRTIAIETGVQNIGIAFIMVMFSFSPPDNVLAGIAPVTSSMMTSIPLLITAAIYHLYLRFYAKRKSASDAHSVHFLKEDSLEPSKTASKELEVVWDKTVMG; this comes from the exons ATGGAAGGACGTTTACCGGGACGCTCGCTTCTTATTATAGACGCTGTGTCGAAGAATACCACAGGTCCATTAAACCCATTTCAAATATCAGCGAAAAATACCTCCAGCACAGAATACCAGTACTTTAGTAGTGGCAATGTGTCACTGGCTCATTTACTACCGTTTGCTACATCAGCCGCCAACTCGTCGGACGTAGGGCAGGATTATTTTCCCGCGAAGCTACACGTTATTTGCATGAAGAAGCAGACAGCCTTGGATACTGTGTTCAAGGCACTGATGGTGTTATTCTTGATTTGTCTTATGGTTGCAATGGGTTGCAAAACAGAACTGCAAGTGCTGAGGGAGGTTTGGCACAGACCCATCGCTCCGCTCATTGGGCTCGCTTGCCAGTTCTTCCTTATGCCTCTG atAGCATTTGGCTTAACCATGGCAGTGCACTTCCCCTCGGAGACGATGGCCCTGGGGTTTTTCGCCTGTGGCTGCGCACCCGGAGGAGGAGCCAGTAATTTCTATGCTTACCTCCTAAACGGGGATGTTTCCTTATCAGTTACCATGACGACCATAAGTAACATTGCAGCTATTG GTACCTTTCCACTCTGGATCTTCACCTTGGGACGCTATGTCCTAAAAGACCACTCACAAATCAAGATTCCTTACGTCAACATAATCATTTCCCTTTTGATGATAGCCATTCCTCTGTCCATTGGAATTGCCTTGAAGCACAAGAGACCGACTCGCACTCAATCTTTGGTCAGGGTTCTGATACCTCTGACCATATTCCAGCTTGTAATCGTATCCGCCATGGGTGTCTACttgaatatttacatgttcaAATTAATCACACCAGCGCTGTTAATTGCCACTTTTCTGCTGCCCAACTTGGGCTTTGTCATCGGTTTTATTTTAGCGCGAATCTTCAAGCAAAGCTGGAAATTTTCAAGAACTATCGCCATAGAGACTGGCGTTCAGAACATTGGCATTGCCTTCATCATGGTAATGTTCTCCTTCTCGCCGCCCGATAATGTCTTGGCGGGAATAGCTCctgtgacgtcatcgatgaTGACGTCAATACCCTTGTTGATAACCGCTGCCATTTACCACCTCTATCTACGGTTTTATGCCAAGAGAAAGTCAGCATCAGATGCTCACAGCGTCCATTTTCTAAAAGAGGACAGCTTGGAGCCATCCAAAACTGCTTCAAAGGAACTTGAAGTCGTTTGGGATAAGACTGTGATGGGATAA